Proteins from one Ahaetulla prasina isolate Xishuangbanna chromosome 2, ASM2864084v1, whole genome shotgun sequence genomic window:
- the LOC131190859 gene encoding rho GTPase-activating protein SYDE1-like isoform X1, producing the protein MAQPLLRKTLSRLRSKERLRSKKSAAAPQNESDPSLELPDDLHLPSEPKSVDTVLLVDGCQKNAAITVSRKQNWAKFTWSCQEDSQNRRPCRSFPPVSQAHADIDSVATGHNKDTDLLASYPEICNPSLNTKYSNQGAYLQTLEKSSRQWVLSAGKTQGVEEAASTSAIEMEEFHKHGNSQGEIWYNPIPEDEDLQLPSLERKCGSDCENKDNKKKPIEVKVPHECIDIGSSLKAVNNVQISPIQLKRVKQVEMLGSHQSETYGKVPVATVDPEESSASATLMAQNTNGNKKSHSFSKTKSPGPVQSLSMKMKKLPELRRKLSLRSSRPRGPDGSSSAKESGNVISRYHLDSSVVSQRPVTQEKTASNGGYLSDSDSPELLAKAEACLDLEMSSFWLYSFAEQPSCLQHFSGLVSIHLLGIQGFKPPKAETKELFCILQVDSVNKARTALLPCQAAVLTLNHSFQLELEDAQLLKTVVFSCDPTVGKNRVCCHGTIILPQVFQGCRTQQLALQLEPQGLLYIKLTLVDRWDLANSEQEPQVFGVKLNQLVKKEGAAIKVPLLIQKCVTQIEKRGLKAVGLYRLCGSAAVKKELRDAFERDSAAVVLSEDLYPDINVITGILKDYLRELPTPLITDPLYQVVLEAMSNRTVGLEVKETTTALLNCLPEAEKATLTMLLDHLSLVAAFHTFNRMNAQNLAVCFGPVLLSQWAGGTVVSRSGQQHCTLASTRDFKHHLEVLHYLLQTWPVPHRKMEDGERTFPSKQVCHQCHPPLDLQLSCTTVTTRSHPRGLESPPINRYAGDWSVCGQQFLGASKPGSEADYDEVAGSESDREEENEEGALRKGLALHSQAVYMGDFALVEDPEIPFSPRLNLKDFDALILDLERELSKQINVCL; encoded by the exons ATCCTTCATTGGAGCTACCAGATGATTTACATCTACCTTCTGAGCCTAAGTCAGTGGATACTGTTCTGTTGGTTGATGGATGCCAGAAAAATGCTGCCATCACTGTATCACGGAAACAAAATTGGGCCAAGTTCACCTGGAGCTGTCAAGAGGACTCTCAAAACAGAAGGCCATGCCGGAGCTTTCCCCCTGTGTCACAGGCCCATGCAGACATTGACTCTGTGGCAACTGGACATAATAAAGATACTGACTTGCTAGCCAGCTATCCGGAAATATGTAACCCCAGCCTCAATACCAAATATAGCAACCAAGGTGCTTATCTACAGACCCTGGAAAAAAGTAGCCGCCAATGGGTGCTTTCTGCAGGGAAGACTCAAGGGGTAGAAGAGGCAGCTTCCACTTCTGCCATTGAGATGGAAGAATTCCACAAGCATGGCAACTCCCAAGGAGAAATCTGGTACAACCCAATTCCAGAGGATGAGGACCTGCAGCTCCCCTCCCTTGAAAGGAAGTGTGGTAGTGATTGTGAGAATAAGGACAACAAGAAGAAGCCAATAGAAGTTAAAGTCCCACATGAATGTATAGATATTGGCAGCTCACTGAAGGCAGTCAATAATGTGCAGATTTCACCAATCCAACTGAAGCGTGTTAAGCAAGTGGAGATGCTTGGCAGTCACCAGTCTGAGACTTACG GAAAGGTACCTGTTGCAACTGTGGATCCTGAAGAAAGTTCAGCCAGTGCCACACTGATGGCCCAGAACACCAATGGCAATAAAAAGAGCCATTCTTTCAGCAAGACCAAGTCCCCAGGCCCAGTACAAAGTCTCTCCATGAAGATGAAGAAATTGCCAGAGCTGAGACGGAAACTAAGTCTGCGCAGCTCTCGTCCTCGAGGGCCAGATGGGAGTTCTTCTGCTAAGGAGTCAGGGAATGTCATCAGCCGCTACCATCTTGACAGTAGTGTGGTATCTCAGCGACCTGTGACCCAGGAGAAGACTGCCAGCAATGGGGGATATTTGAGTGACAGTGATTCCCCAGAACTTCTGGCTAAGGCAGAGGCATGCCTTGACCTTGAAATGTCATCATTCTGGCTGTACAGTTTTGCTGAACAGCCTAGCTGTctacagcatttctctggtcttgTCAGCATCCATCTGCTGGGGATTCAGGGCTTCAAGCCTCCCAAAGCTGAAACCAAAGAGCTCTTCTGCATTCTTCAAGTAGACTCTGTTAACAAGGCTCGCACAGCCCTCCTACCTTGCCAGGCTGCTGTCCTCACTCTCAACCATTCTTTCCAGCTGGAGCTGGAGGATGCCCAACTTCTCAAAACGGTGGTCTTCTCCTGTGAtcctactgtgggcaagaatcgaGTTTGCTGCCATGGTACCATCATTCTTCCCCAGGTTTTTCAAG gtTGTAGGACCCAGCAGTTAGCCCTACAACTGGAGCCTCAGGGGCTTCTTTACATCAAACTCACTCTGGTGGATCGGTGGGATCTAGCTAACTCTGAACAGGAACCACAAGTCTTTGGAGTGAAGCTGAATCagctggtgaaaaaagaaggtgctGCCATCAAGGTGCCACTCCTAATCCAGAAATGTGTAACCCAGATTGAGAAACGAGGATTGAAG GCAGTAGGCCTGTATCGCTTGTGTGGCTCAGCAGCAGTGAAGAAGGAATTACGTGATGCCTTTGAGAGAGATAGTGCTGCTGTTGTTCTTTCTGAAGATCTTTATCCAGACATCAATGTGATTACAG ggaTCTTGAAGGACTATTTGCGTGAGTTACCCACTCCTCTTATCACTGACCCCCTTTATCAGGTGGTACTGGAAGCTATGTCTAATAGGACAGTGGGACTGGAAGTGAAAGAGACAACAACAGCTCTTCTGAATTGCCTACCAGAGGCTGAGAAG GCCACTTTGACAATGCTGCTTGATCACCTTAGTTTGGTTGCTGCTTTCCATACCTTCAATCGCATGAATGCCCAGAACCTTGCTGTGTGCTTTGGGCCTGTGCTCCTGAGCCAATGGGCAGGTGGGACCGTAGTCTCCAGATCTGGCCAACAGCATTGCACCCTTGCCAGCACCAGAGATTTTAAACATCATCTTGAAGTATTACACTACCTGTTACAGACCTGGCCAG tGCCACATAGGAAGATGGAAGATGGGGAACGTACCTTTCCAAGCAAGCAGGTCTGTCATCAGTGCCACCCTCCCCTGGATCTGCAACTGTCATGCACTACTGTCACTACTCGAAGTCACCCAAGAGGATTGGAAAGTCCTCCAATAAATCGTTATGCTGGAGACTGGAGCGTGTGTGGACAGCAGTTCCTGGGAGCCTCAAAGCCAGGCAGTGAGGCTGACTATGATGAGGTGGCAGGGAGTGAGAGTGACAGGGAAGAGGAAAATGAGGAGGGAGCTTTGAGGAAAGGACTGGCACTCCACAGCCAAGCAGTCTACATGGGTGATTTTGCCCTGGTGGAGGATCCAGAGATTCCCTTTAGCCCAAGGCTCAATTTGAAAGACTTTGATGCTCTCATCTTAGACCTTGAGCGAGAACTCTCCAAGCAAATCAATGTCTGTCTATGA
- the LOC131190859 gene encoding rho GTPase-activating protein SYDE2-like isoform X2 codes for MAQPLLRKTLSRLRSKERLRSKKSAAAPQNESDPSLELPDDLHLPSEPKSVDTVLLVDGCQKNAAITVSRKQNWAKFTWSCQEDSQNRRPCRSFPPVSQAHADIDSVATGHNKDTDLLASYPEICNPSLNTKYSNQGAYLQTLEKSSRQWVLSAGKTQGVEEAASTSAIEMEEFHKHGNSQGEIWYNPIPEDEDLQLPSLERKCGSDCENKDNKKKPIEVKVPHECIDIGSSLKAVNNVQISPIQLKRVKQVEMLGSHQSETYGKVPVATVDPEESSASATLMAQNTNGNKKSHSFSKTKSPGPVQSLSMKMKKLPELRRKLSLRSSRPRGPDGSSSAKESGNVISRYHLDSSVVSQRPVTQEKTASNGGYLSDSDSPELLAKAEACLDLEMSSFWLYSFAEQPSCLQHFSGLVSIHLLGIQGFKPPKAETKELFCILQVDSVNKARTALLPCQAAVLTLNHSFQLELEDAQLLKTVVFSCDPTVGKNRVCCHGTIILPQVFQGCRTQQLALQLEPQGLLYIKLTLVDRWDLANSEQEPQVFGVKLNQLVKKEGAAIKVPLLIQKCVTQIEKRGLKAVGLYRLCGSAAVKKELRDAFERDSAAVVLSEDLYPDINVITGILKDYLRELPTPLITDPLYQVVLEAMSNRTVGLEVKETTTALLNCLPEAEKCHIGRWKMGNVPFQASRSVISATLPWICNCHALLSLLEVTQEDWKVLQ; via the exons ATCCTTCATTGGAGCTACCAGATGATTTACATCTACCTTCTGAGCCTAAGTCAGTGGATACTGTTCTGTTGGTTGATGGATGCCAGAAAAATGCTGCCATCACTGTATCACGGAAACAAAATTGGGCCAAGTTCACCTGGAGCTGTCAAGAGGACTCTCAAAACAGAAGGCCATGCCGGAGCTTTCCCCCTGTGTCACAGGCCCATGCAGACATTGACTCTGTGGCAACTGGACATAATAAAGATACTGACTTGCTAGCCAGCTATCCGGAAATATGTAACCCCAGCCTCAATACCAAATATAGCAACCAAGGTGCTTATCTACAGACCCTGGAAAAAAGTAGCCGCCAATGGGTGCTTTCTGCAGGGAAGACTCAAGGGGTAGAAGAGGCAGCTTCCACTTCTGCCATTGAGATGGAAGAATTCCACAAGCATGGCAACTCCCAAGGAGAAATCTGGTACAACCCAATTCCAGAGGATGAGGACCTGCAGCTCCCCTCCCTTGAAAGGAAGTGTGGTAGTGATTGTGAGAATAAGGACAACAAGAAGAAGCCAATAGAAGTTAAAGTCCCACATGAATGTATAGATATTGGCAGCTCACTGAAGGCAGTCAATAATGTGCAGATTTCACCAATCCAACTGAAGCGTGTTAAGCAAGTGGAGATGCTTGGCAGTCACCAGTCTGAGACTTACG GAAAGGTACCTGTTGCAACTGTGGATCCTGAAGAAAGTTCAGCCAGTGCCACACTGATGGCCCAGAACACCAATGGCAATAAAAAGAGCCATTCTTTCAGCAAGACCAAGTCCCCAGGCCCAGTACAAAGTCTCTCCATGAAGATGAAGAAATTGCCAGAGCTGAGACGGAAACTAAGTCTGCGCAGCTCTCGTCCTCGAGGGCCAGATGGGAGTTCTTCTGCTAAGGAGTCAGGGAATGTCATCAGCCGCTACCATCTTGACAGTAGTGTGGTATCTCAGCGACCTGTGACCCAGGAGAAGACTGCCAGCAATGGGGGATATTTGAGTGACAGTGATTCCCCAGAACTTCTGGCTAAGGCAGAGGCATGCCTTGACCTTGAAATGTCATCATTCTGGCTGTACAGTTTTGCTGAACAGCCTAGCTGTctacagcatttctctggtcttgTCAGCATCCATCTGCTGGGGATTCAGGGCTTCAAGCCTCCCAAAGCTGAAACCAAAGAGCTCTTCTGCATTCTTCAAGTAGACTCTGTTAACAAGGCTCGCACAGCCCTCCTACCTTGCCAGGCTGCTGTCCTCACTCTCAACCATTCTTTCCAGCTGGAGCTGGAGGATGCCCAACTTCTCAAAACGGTGGTCTTCTCCTGTGAtcctactgtgggcaagaatcgaGTTTGCTGCCATGGTACCATCATTCTTCCCCAGGTTTTTCAAG gtTGTAGGACCCAGCAGTTAGCCCTACAACTGGAGCCTCAGGGGCTTCTTTACATCAAACTCACTCTGGTGGATCGGTGGGATCTAGCTAACTCTGAACAGGAACCACAAGTCTTTGGAGTGAAGCTGAATCagctggtgaaaaaagaaggtgctGCCATCAAGGTGCCACTCCTAATCCAGAAATGTGTAACCCAGATTGAGAAACGAGGATTGAAG GCAGTAGGCCTGTATCGCTTGTGTGGCTCAGCAGCAGTGAAGAAGGAATTACGTGATGCCTTTGAGAGAGATAGTGCTGCTGTTGTTCTTTCTGAAGATCTTTATCCAGACATCAATGTGATTACAG ggaTCTTGAAGGACTATTTGCGTGAGTTACCCACTCCTCTTATCACTGACCCCCTTTATCAGGTGGTACTGGAAGCTATGTCTAATAGGACAGTGGGACTGGAAGTGAAAGAGACAACAACAGCTCTTCTGAATTGCCTACCAGAGGCTGAGAAG tGCCACATAGGAAGATGGAAGATGGGGAACGTACCTTTCCAAGCAAGCAGGTCTGTCATCAGTGCCACCCTCCCCTGGATCTGCAACTGTCATGCACTACTGTCACTACTCGAAGTCACCCAAGAGGATTGGAAAGTCCTCCAATAA